The sequence below is a genomic window from Aureispira sp. CCB-E.
ATGTTGGGGCTTTATTAGGAGCTTGGGCTACTTTTGTCTTAGGGCGTACCATGGGAGGCAAAGCTTTGACAGAAATTAAGAATCCTACGGTCAAAAAATTACTAGCAGAAGTAGAAATTCGACCTATTAGAACGTTAATTGTATTAAGAATTTTAGTTCAATTTTCGCCTTTTGTAGGCTACACTTTGGCTTTGACCAATATCAACCAACGACAATATATGATTGGCAATATCATTGGTATTTTGATTCCAACAATTGGATTGAGTATGGGAATGTATTTTTTTGAAGATACGATACGAGCTTTGTTTGGTTAGCACTTGGTTGAATTACCTATTTAAGTTTTCTATCCAGTAATATTCTAGACCTAGGTTGCCAGAGCTTACTACAATAAGGACCGAATCGTTTACTTGTACCGATTCATAAAGATATTTTGGAACAGGAATGTTGTTATTGGTTGCTTGGTGATACCACGAGCTAACTTGGATGGAATGATTTTTTTCCTTTTCTACGTTTTTATTTAATACTGCAACTTTAAATGCTTTGGTCTCTGAGGTGTCTTTGTAGACATTAAAAAAGGAAATAGTCCCATAATTATAAACTAGGGAGCCAGTTAGTAAAATACAAATTGGAAGCAATAAATCCTTTACTTTTTTAAGCTGAAATTCTCTAGAAGCAAGTATGAA
It includes:
- a CDS encoding TVP38/TMEM64 family protein, with translation MEQEKKTKKNTFLRLGALVLFIITSILLVKYTALGAWLSLESMQYMVEQTGFWGILIFIAIFVTSAIMNIPGTAFLLLAIMLFGYWQGAFFAYVGALLGAWATFVLGRTMGGKALTEIKNPTVKKLLAEVEIRPIRTLIVLRILVQFSPFVGYTLALTNINQRQYMIGNIIGILIPTIGLSMGMYFFEDTIRALFG